Proteins from one Pantoea cypripedii genomic window:
- a CDS encoding NAD-dependent epimerase/dehydratase family protein, translating into MRNMMMKNILLTGAAGLIGNQMRERLAQRSMLLRTTDVKAIDKLYPNEEFIQADLGEKSTAEKLVGGIDAILHFGGLSTEADFETICQVNILGAQRLYEAARKAGVKRILFASSVHAIGFYDQTEVIDSRVPVRPDSNYGLSKIFTEGLAQLYWEKYGIETVSVRIGSCEPKPSTLRHLKTWLSFDDMYQLIECSLDATRVGHTIIYGASNNKSSFWDNRHAAHLGYKPKDSADDYAAEIRANNSIPDIDDVASQYQGGIFIGF; encoded by the coding sequence ATTGATCGGCAACCAGATGCGTGAACGTCTCGCACAACGTTCAATGCTGTTGCGTACTACAGATGTTAAGGCGATTGATAAACTCTATCCGAATGAAGAGTTTATTCAGGCTGACCTTGGTGAAAAATCTACTGCGGAAAAACTTGTTGGTGGCATTGATGCTATTCTGCACTTTGGCGGTCTTTCTACTGAAGCAGATTTTGAAACGATTTGTCAGGTCAATATCTTAGGGGCACAACGCCTTTATGAAGCTGCCCGGAAAGCCGGTGTAAAACGGATTCTTTTTGCCAGTTCTGTCCATGCTATTGGATTTTACGATCAAACGGAGGTGATCGACAGTCGGGTACCTGTTCGTCCGGATTCTAATTATGGTCTTTCAAAAATATTTACCGAAGGACTTGCCCAGCTCTACTGGGAAAAGTATGGGATCGAGACAGTCAGCGTCCGAATCGGTTCCTGTGAACCTAAGCCTTCTACGCTTCGTCATTTGAAAACGTGGTTATCCTTTGATGATATGTATCAATTGATTGAATGTTCATTGGATGCGACCAGGGTAGGGCATACCATTATTTATGGTGCATCCAATAATAAATCATCATTCTGGGATAATCGTCACGCAGCGCATTTAGGTTATAAACCTAAGGACTCTGCAGATGACTATGCAGCAGAAATTCGTGCCAATAATTCTATTCCTGATATTGATGATGTTGCGTCACAATATCAGGGTGGGATATTTATTGGATTTTAA
- a CDS encoding hydantoinase/oxoprolinase family protein: protein MMKDLARVGVDIGGTFTDIALEWKRNLYSTKVLTNYTSPEQAIIDGIAQVIAKAGIGLKDIDSIIHGTTLATNSLIERRGAKTAFITTKGFRDVIEMRTENRFELYDLNIVIPPALIPRHARFVVEERVNAAGEVILPLNVADVENVVDAILAEGYESIAIGFMHSYLNDQHERAVRDYIQSRAPQVSVSISAEVSPQIREFQRFNTVCANAYVKPLMSSYLNRLVGRLKSEGATCPVFMIHSGGGIITVESAAEFPVRLLESGPAGGAIFAAHIAERYDLNRVLSYDMGGTTAKICLIDDRAPKTAKTFEVARTYRFKKGSGMPISIPVIEMIEIGAGGGSIAAVDSMSQIRVGPHSAGSEPGPACYGRGGANPTITDADLMLGRLDPHGFAGGSIILSEQASHSAIEEHVSSKLGIEVDTAAFGICEVVDESMSNAARMHAVENGKELSEYTMIAFGGAAPLHASRLCEKLGINELIIPPGAGVGSAIGFLRAPVAFESVKSAYIKISSFDSEKVNSVIDELVREAGKHVYEADPKAEISMALTAYIRYVGQGWEIPVELPIKNYQPEDGSSIKTDFEVAYKQFFGRAIDYLDVEIISWSLRASSELPQTTKSNFTKQAVPVVTGQLRKLFDANLGEFVQATVIERAAFTPGSLVSGPAVIVENETTTIVASSYDAIMQDDGCILVRAKNVTTGSAK, encoded by the coding sequence ATGATGAAAGATTTAGCGAGAGTTGGGGTCGATATTGGTGGCACGTTTACCGATATTGCTCTGGAGTGGAAGCGGAATCTATATTCCACGAAGGTTCTGACGAATTACACGTCGCCTGAACAAGCAATTATTGATGGTATTGCTCAGGTTATTGCCAAAGCAGGGATTGGACTCAAGGATATAGATTCTATTATTCATGGCACCACTTTGGCTACCAACTCTTTGATTGAACGGCGTGGCGCAAAAACAGCGTTCATCACAACCAAAGGATTCCGTGATGTCATAGAGATGCGTACCGAAAACCGCTTCGAGCTTTATGACCTGAACATTGTTATTCCACCTGCACTGATCCCGCGACATGCCCGTTTTGTGGTAGAAGAACGCGTCAATGCCGCTGGTGAGGTTATCCTTCCGCTTAACGTCGCGGATGTTGAGAATGTTGTAGATGCCATTCTTGCCGAGGGATACGAGAGTATTGCCATTGGATTTATGCACTCATACCTGAATGATCAACACGAGCGTGCTGTACGTGATTACATCCAGTCCCGTGCACCTCAGGTGTCAGTTTCAATTTCGGCAGAAGTGTCACCGCAAATTCGTGAGTTCCAGCGTTTCAATACGGTTTGTGCTAACGCCTACGTCAAACCCTTGATGTCTTCCTACCTGAATCGCCTGGTCGGTCGTTTAAAGTCTGAGGGCGCCACATGCCCGGTCTTCATGATTCATTCGGGTGGCGGAATTATCACGGTAGAAAGTGCGGCAGAGTTTCCTGTTCGTTTACTTGAGTCAGGTCCCGCCGGTGGCGCTATTTTCGCAGCGCATATTGCCGAACGGTATGACCTGAATCGGGTACTTTCCTACGATATGGGAGGAACGACTGCGAAGATCTGCCTTATCGATGACCGTGCACCAAAGACAGCAAAAACTTTTGAAGTTGCCCGTACCTATCGCTTCAAGAAGGGTAGCGGTATGCCTATTTCTATACCGGTTATCGAGATGATAGAAATTGGCGCAGGCGGCGGATCAATTGCTGCGGTCGACAGCATGAGCCAGATTCGTGTTGGTCCGCACAGCGCTGGATCCGAGCCAGGCCCTGCCTGCTATGGCCGGGGAGGGGCAAATCCAACCATTACTGACGCTGACTTAATGCTTGGTCGACTGGACCCACATGGCTTTGCAGGTGGTTCTATCATTCTATCTGAGCAGGCTTCTCATAGCGCTATCGAAGAGCACGTCTCCAGCAAGCTGGGGATTGAAGTAGACACTGCGGCGTTCGGAATTTGTGAAGTTGTCGATGAAAGCATGTCAAACGCTGCGCGTATGCACGCGGTTGAAAATGGCAAAGAGCTTAGTGAATACACCATGATAGCCTTTGGTGGCGCGGCTCCACTACATGCCTCGCGTCTGTGTGAAAAACTTGGCATCAATGAACTCATTATTCCTCCTGGCGCAGGTGTTGGATCTGCGATTGGCTTTCTGCGTGCACCTGTCGCGTTTGAATCGGTAAAAAGTGCCTATATCAAAATCAGTAGTTTCGACAGTGAGAAGGTCAACTCCGTTATTGATGAATTGGTCAGGGAAGCAGGTAAGCACGTATACGAAGCAGACCCTAAAGCCGAGATATCTATGGCTCTCACGGCTTATATCCGCTATGTCGGGCAGGGATGGGAAATCCCGGTGGAATTACCCATCAAAAATTATCAACCTGAAGACGGTTCCTCCATAAAAACTGACTTTGAAGTGGCATACAAACAGTTCTTTGGCCGCGCTATTGATTATCTGGATGTTGAAATTATCAGTTGGTCGTTGCGTGCGAGCTCTGAATTACCTCAAACCACTAAATCAAATTTCACTAAGCAGGCAGTTCCGGTAGTAACGGGTCAATTGCGGAAACTCTTTGATGCCAACCTGGGTGAGTTTGTTCAGGCTACGGTTATCGAGCGGGCAGCATTTACGCCGGGTTCTTTGGTCTCTGGGCCAGCGGTAATTGTTGAGAATGAGACAACTACCATCGTGGCTTCTTCTTATGACGCAATAATGCAGGACGATGGATGCATTCTCGTTCGTGCCAAAAATGTTACAACCGGGAGTGCAAAATGA
- a CDS encoding hydantoinase B/oxoprolinase family protein yields MKPVRDAIAEMRMQIMWNRLISVVEEQALTLVRTAFSTSVREAGDLSAGVFNIAGEMVAQAVTGTPGHVNAMGEAVGHFIREIGEDNIFEHDVYITNDPWKGTGHLHDFTFVSPAFHEGKLVGYFACTAHVVDVGGRGFGPDAAEVYEEGIFIPIMKFAERGVVNQNLINIIKNNVRESDQVIGDLYSLAACNEIGEKRLSEMLNEFGMKDIESLAHFIFEHSYAATINRLRELPKGTYSNAMRVDGYDKPVDLVVTLTVEDDGITADFTGTSGPSGLGINVPLIYTTAYAAYGIKCALAPEIPNNAASLRPFKVSAPTDCILNAQRPAAVAVRHVLGHFVPDTVLGAVHKIVPDTIPAEGAGALWNIHLSARPTAQREPDDKTLFRAEMLMFNSGGSGARPHLDGLNATAFPSGVHSMSVEATEHVGPVVIWRKELRDNSGGEGKFRGGLGQIVEFAAAPDHEFYFNAMFDRVQNPARGRNGGADGQAGKVYLDDGTVMKTKGRQFVPNGARLTIELPGGGGYGNPEEREDALCVGDRLNQYTS; encoded by the coding sequence ATGAAGCCAGTACGCGATGCTATTGCAGAAATGCGCATGCAAATTATGTGGAACCGCCTGATTTCCGTTGTTGAAGAACAGGCACTTACACTGGTAAGAACTGCATTCAGTACCAGTGTGCGTGAGGCTGGTGATCTCTCTGCCGGTGTGTTCAATATTGCAGGTGAAATGGTTGCGCAGGCCGTTACTGGCACACCGGGCCATGTTAATGCGATGGGCGAAGCAGTTGGGCATTTTATTCGTGAGATCGGTGAAGACAACATTTTTGAACATGATGTGTATATCACCAATGACCCGTGGAAAGGGACTGGCCATCTACATGATTTCACTTTTGTTAGCCCGGCTTTTCATGAAGGCAAACTGGTTGGCTATTTTGCCTGCACTGCGCATGTTGTCGATGTAGGTGGCCGAGGTTTTGGGCCTGATGCGGCTGAAGTCTATGAAGAGGGAATTTTCATCCCGATCATGAAGTTTGCTGAGCGTGGCGTAGTTAACCAGAACTTGATTAACATTATTAAAAACAATGTACGCGAATCCGATCAGGTTATTGGTGACCTCTATTCTCTGGCGGCCTGTAACGAAATTGGCGAGAAACGATTGAGTGAAATGCTCAATGAATTCGGCATGAAAGATATTGAATCACTCGCTCATTTTATCTTCGAACATTCATATGCCGCGACGATCAATCGACTGCGCGAGCTACCGAAAGGGACGTATAGCAATGCGATGCGTGTGGATGGTTACGATAAACCGGTCGATCTCGTTGTCACCCTGACCGTAGAAGATGATGGCATCACAGCCGATTTCACGGGTACCTCCGGGCCGAGTGGATTGGGTATCAACGTCCCATTAATCTACACCACAGCGTATGCCGCATACGGCATTAAATGCGCATTAGCTCCTGAGATCCCTAATAATGCAGCGTCCCTGCGCCCGTTTAAGGTAAGTGCACCTACTGATTGCATCCTCAATGCACAGCGTCCGGCAGCGGTAGCAGTACGTCATGTACTTGGGCATTTTGTACCCGATACCGTGTTGGGTGCCGTGCACAAAATCGTGCCTGATACTATTCCGGCCGAAGGGGCTGGCGCTCTCTGGAATATACATCTCTCAGCACGCCCGACCGCTCAGCGTGAGCCTGACGATAAAACGCTGTTTCGTGCCGAAATGTTGATGTTCAACAGTGGCGGAAGTGGCGCCCGGCCTCATCTCGATGGTCTGAATGCCACTGCGTTCCCCAGTGGCGTACACAGTATGTCCGTGGAGGCGACAGAACATGTCGGCCCCGTTGTGATTTGGCGCAAGGAACTACGTGACAATTCAGGCGGAGAAGGAAAATTCCGTGGTGGTCTTGGTCAAATCGTTGAGTTCGCGGCGGCACCGGACCATGAGTTCTATTTCAACGCGATGTTTGATCGTGTACAGAATCCAGCACGTGGCCGTAATGGTGGTGCAGATGGACAGGCGGGCAAAGTGTATCTGGATGACGGCACAGTGATGAAAACCAAAGGGCGTCAGTTCGTGCCTAATGGTGCCCGGCTCACCATCGAATTACCGGGGGGAGGGGGCTACGGTAACCCGGAAGAGCGAGAGGATGCACTGTGTGTTGGTGACCGTTTAAATCAATACACGTCTTAA